A region of the Littorina saxatilis isolate snail1 linkage group LG12, US_GU_Lsax_2.0, whole genome shotgun sequence genome:
TGTGCCACACATACTTACACGTATGTATGTGGCCACACATGTAtagttgtatgtatgtatttgcCACCCCCTGACCACTACTAGCTCCCTCTGTTCTAAGCCCGTTGATTCTGAAGACTTGTGAATCTCACTTCATGCTGTAaatacagctctctctctctctctctctctctctctctctctctctctctctctctctctctctctctctctctctatctgtgtgtgttttcttattattttcATCACACACATCCACTCCCCCATGCCCTGAACTATTCTTAAAAATTGGATTTATATATGCATGTGTTAcaactttcattattattatcataaattgatgatctgtctttatgacgcttttttttaatccatcaTCCATGCCTTTAGTTTTGGTTTTCAGTTTCACTGGAATGCATGGAAAATAATATCCACTCATCGCTATTACATTTACTTGTAATTTGCTATATTTGAGTAAGTTGCTTAAATTTGAAATAAACTCTATTCAAATATTTCTGGGCAAACAAATATAATTTACCTTTATAGTTCACCTCACACTTGTCCAAGTGGTCCACGAGCCAGGCCGCATACTCCTCTGGTTTTTCCTGAAACAGCTTCTGCCCCGTAGACTCGCACACCTGGCAGTAGGTACACATGACATGGGCATCAACACAGAGTCCAGTAAGTAAGTCCACAGCACACCCAACTCCAATGTGCGAAGAGTGTCCACGAGTAAGCCAGGTGCCATCATAGCTCACAATAATGTTCAGGGTGTCATCGACACCAAGAGTAGTGCCACAGTATCTTGCATGAACTTCTCGAACATATGCAACAGTCTCACTGAACACATGCTTCCGGAATCCCTCTAGTTGTGTGAATAGTTGGCTGGCATGAGTATGAAAGGTCTTGTGGTGAAGTCCAGCTAAATccatgttttcacagaaatttcTGAATGTGGTGGCTCCCAGTCCACAAGCAAGCGAGGAATACACTGCCTGTCTGTTCATGTCGAACACTTTTGTCTTGGATTTAAATTTTGTCGCCAGATACTGTTCATACACAGGCTCTTCGCACGAAGAACAGTTCACCTGGGCAAATACTGCCAAGCCACTTGTTGGTCTGGAGTCTGTGCAAAGAGACAAGCACTTGTTTTTGCACTGTGGACAGCACAAACTTGCAACCATACTGTCTACTTCGGCAAAGTCTACAACACCCCTCTGGGTTTTTACCAGGGTTTCAGTAGCAGCAGATGACTTAGTGTCAACTCCACCGGAAACAAACCTCTCATACGATTCTTTTTTGAACTCACTTCTTGTCTTCGTGCCGAGAATGTTTTCAGTGGAAGGAATCGACGCGGAAAAtgtagcactagcagacgaccCCAAAACCGGCACACATTCTGTCACGTCAGTCAGCACAGAAGCTGATTGCGCTGATTTCTTCGCCTTCCATTGACTCTTCACTTGATCTGTCCTCTTTTTCGTAGATTTTGGGGCTCCTctggttgttgatggcttggtgcgaaccatttttgcacaggagcgtgtactttcactgcttgtaaacAAGCGCCATTGTTGTACCACGTGACCCCGGTTGAACGAATCAAGATCGCATCGTACGTCATACTCTCCGTATAAGGAAGTTGGCGTAGATTGAACTACATTGACAATGTTCCGTTAGAGCCGAAGTAGTCCGGAAAATAACGAAACAACGGTCACATGCAAACAGGGGAGGCTATGTAGCATGCAACGTCATGCAGTGTTCGCCCtgtcgtctgctcaaatttgctgaTCAAGGTGTTGAAAATCGGCAATAATAAGGCAAGTTCAGGACAAATGAACGCAATCAGGCGAGGGTTGGTttattgaatttatttttattacaCAAAAAAACCATGTATATGCAACATCAACGGcagaaattgaaagaaaaatgaccaCAGTTTTCCAAACGGTCAAAATGACTAAATGCCCAAATCTGCCCAAAAGCTCAGAAATCACCCCCGCACATCCCCTTAAAGAGCTCCGTTTTGTTGTCATCTACCCTGAGGAATGTGTGCCAGTTGGGTGGTATGGCGCCTGTTGGTGTGACACGCTTTCTCTTTCCCTTGCCCCTCACCTCCCTTGCAGTCTTCTTCAGGCTGTCTGTCCTGTACATATCCCATATCACATCCAGGCGGGAAACTGTTTGCAGCAAGAGGGTGATGTGCGGCAAAAACACATCCTCTGCATATGCACGAAATGTCTTTGCTGCCCCAGGCCGAATCATGTGCACGATTGCAGCGCCATCCAAAATCAGAACATCTGCATCAGAACGCACTGCTTCAGGCGGTGACAATTGCTCCAGGCATTCCATCAGGCGTGATTTCAATCCCGGCCTTATTTGTCCTTCAGAGGAAAGTGATGGAGGGGTACTGTGATTTTCATGCTGGAAGAAGTCGTCGAGTCCTCCTGGGCGGGTCTGGCATGCAATATAGAGCCTGGAAAAGAGACTGTTGTTCTTTTTAAGGATGGAAAGTTTGCAAGTTCCAGTGCCTTTCTTCTTCCGCTTTGTGCCAGCAATAAGGACCATGTTGTTGCGCTTGATAGGGTCAGAGAATTTCTTGGTCTTTGTCTTGAGCCTATCTTCCACAAATGATGTGTACTGCTGCATCCCGGTCGTGAACATGGATTTCATGGCCTCATGCGTCGCAGCACTGATGATCTCAGTGCTCTGAAGAGTGAGGAAATCGCATGTTCGCTCAGCAAAAGGGTTTCCCGCCTCCTTTATGACATCAATGATTTTTGTGACGTTGTCAGCAAAATCCACTTGGAAGGCCAAGCTTTGCTCATGATGGCCAAGTTTCTCCGAGTCTTTCTCAGGAGGGCTAAGGGTCCGTTGAAATTCCTGGATGACGCGTGCAACTTCAGGGCCACTGACCATCCGCCGTCCCAAAGCAGCTGGATTACCTGTCAAGCCAACGGCCCCACCATCACCTTTCACAATCGCATTATTCTGTTCATGTGCATGATCCAGTGCCAGTCTTGAAAATGGCCTTCCAGTCTTTTGCAGGACAAAGTGGCCTTGTTGGAATTCATGGCTAACAGACTCAATGGCACTGATTTTTTTCATGTCATTCACATGCACAGACATCCACCTTGCATAGTTATGCTGGTCTAATGCAAAGAACACTGGCACCATTTTCGCGATGTACTGCTGATACAACATGAAGTCACCACTTCTCACGGAAGACAGAAAAGCAAGCACAAGAACTTCTAATTGCATGATCAAAGCCCAGAAGTGAAACGTTGGACTGTTCTCCGTCATGACGACTTTCCACTCATCCACAGGCATGATCTTCTCCCCAAGAGCTTGGCATGAGAGACGATATTGCTCATAGGCAGCATTCATCAGTTGGTAGAGGGCACATACTGTAAGCTGATGAGCATGCCGAGTCTTGGTGACATGAGCAGCTGACAAGAAGGAGTCTGCAGTACCAACTGTAGTCACACCAGCCTGTACAAGGACGTCTGTCCAGCCACTGTCACGCAGGAGACTTCCAAGGGCCTTCAAAAAAGCCATCTCGGTGTG
Encoded here:
- the LOC138982526 gene encoding uncharacterized protein produces the protein MVRTKPSTTRGAPKSTKKRTDQVKSQWKAKKSAQSASVLTDVTECVPVLGSSASATFSASIPSTENILGTKTRSEFKKESYERFVSGGVDTKSSAATETLVKTQRGVVDFAEVDSMVASLCCPQCKNKCLSLCTDSRPTSGLAVFAQVNCSSCEEPVYEQYLATKFKSKTKVFDMNRQAVYSSLACGLGATTFRNFCENMDLAGLHHKTFHTHASQLFTQLEGFRKHVFSETVAYVREVHARYCGTTLGVDDTLNIIVSYDGTWLTRGHSSHIGVGCAVDLLTGLCVDAHVMCTYCQVCESTGQKLFQEKPEEYAAWLVDHLDKCEVNYKGSSGMMEVEAARVIWRRSVNTNKLRYTTLLSDGDSKTFTELNDIKPYGEDIHIDKEECVNHVSKRLGTALRNMVTDCRKRGVTLGGRGRGQLTGNAIRKLQIYYNRAIRSNKDVCSMKKAIMASLYHCFSTDENPQHELCPAGESSWCFFQEALAKHQVPGPHKHLIHTPLNEEKLAAHLLPIYERLSEEHLLSRCVSGKTQNANECLHSLIWSRCAKDHFASRSRVEFAVLTAIREFNFGPAAAADSAQFFGFQTGHHMKRLGAARMHKRVRNSLKAVRDKQSKRRDKVRAAKSKRLEELVQLEGGPAYAAGMF